In the genome of Terribacillus sp. FSL K6-0262, one region contains:
- a CDS encoding valine--tRNA ligase, whose product MTTDKSQETNSLPSKYDPASIESGRYQFWLDGKYFEATGDESKQPYSIVIPPPNVTGKLHLGHAWDTTLQDIITRMKRMQGYDVLWLPGMDHAGIATQAKVDAKLREQGISRYDLGREGFLEKSWEWKEEYASFIRKQWSKLGLGLDYSRERFTLDEGLSEAVKEVFVTLYEKGLLYRGEYIINWDPVAKTALSDIEVIHKDVQGHFYHMRYPLADGTGHIEIATTRPETFLGDTAVAVHPDDERYQHLIGKTVILPEVNREIPIVADEYVDMEFGSGAVKITPAHDPNDFEVGNRHDLERILVMHEDGTMNENAGKYNGLDRFEARKQIVKDLQEQGILFKIEEHMHSVGHSERSGAVVEPYLSTQWFVNMEPLAKQALELQAGEDKISFVPERFERTYTYWMENIRDWCISRQLWWGHRIPAWYHKETGEVYVGKEAPADIENWEQDQDVLDTWFSSALWPFSTMDWPNTDAADFKRYFPTDVLVTGYDIIAFWVSRMIFQSKEFTGKRPFKDVLIHGLVRDGEGRKMSKSLGNGVDPMDVIEKYGADSLRYFLSTGSSPGQDLRFQWEKVESTWNFANKIWNASRFALMNMEGLKYEDIDLSKEKSLADKWILTRLNETIEAVTYNAEKYEFGEAGRHLYNFIWDDVCDWYIEMAKLPLYGEDEDAKQMTRSVLAHVLDQTMRMLHPFMPFITEEIWQQLPHEGESITIAAWPTVNKDLHDEKAAEEMKRLVSIIRSVRNIRAEVDTPMSKQIQLLIQAEDSEIEAELKAQQHYIERFCNPSELTIATEIQAPDKAMSAVLTGAELYLPLEGLIDISKEIERLEKELDKWTKEVERVEKKLANQGFISKAPQKIVDEERAKQADYEDKRARVQQRINELKG is encoded by the coding sequence ATGACAACAGACAAATCACAAGAAACCAACTCCCTGCCGTCCAAATACGATCCTGCCAGCATCGAATCGGGCCGCTATCAGTTCTGGCTCGACGGCAAATATTTCGAGGCCACCGGAGATGAAAGCAAACAGCCATACTCCATCGTGATCCCGCCGCCGAACGTAACCGGAAAACTTCACCTCGGTCACGCTTGGGATACGACATTGCAGGATATCATCACCCGCATGAAGAGGATGCAAGGCTACGATGTGCTTTGGCTCCCGGGTATGGACCATGCCGGCATTGCGACACAGGCGAAAGTGGATGCCAAACTTCGTGAACAAGGCATCAGCCGTTATGATTTAGGGCGTGAAGGCTTCCTGGAGAAGAGCTGGGAATGGAAAGAAGAATATGCGAGCTTCATCCGCAAGCAATGGTCCAAGCTGGGACTTGGCCTTGATTATTCGCGTGAGCGTTTCACACTGGATGAGGGCCTTTCCGAGGCGGTGAAAGAAGTATTCGTCACGCTGTATGAAAAAGGCTTGCTGTACCGCGGCGAATATATCATCAACTGGGATCCAGTCGCCAAAACGGCGCTATCCGATATCGAGGTCATCCACAAAGATGTGCAAGGTCATTTCTACCATATGCGCTATCCTTTGGCAGATGGAACTGGACATATCGAGATTGCGACGACACGTCCGGAAACATTCCTTGGCGATACGGCAGTAGCTGTACACCCGGATGACGAGCGCTACCAGCACTTGATCGGCAAAACCGTCATCCTGCCGGAAGTAAACCGCGAGATCCCGATCGTGGCTGATGAGTATGTAGACATGGAATTCGGTTCCGGTGCGGTGAAAATCACCCCTGCCCATGATCCGAATGACTTTGAGGTAGGCAATCGCCATGATCTTGAGCGTATCCTTGTCATGCATGAGGATGGCACAATGAACGAAAATGCCGGTAAATATAATGGCTTGGATCGTTTCGAGGCGCGCAAGCAAATTGTCAAAGATCTGCAGGAGCAAGGTATCCTGTTCAAAATCGAAGAACATATGCACAGCGTCGGACATTCCGAACGAAGCGGTGCTGTAGTGGAACCATATCTATCCACGCAGTGGTTCGTAAACATGGAACCATTAGCCAAGCAAGCATTGGAATTGCAGGCTGGGGAAGACAAAATCAGCTTCGTGCCAGAGCGATTCGAAAGGACCTACACGTATTGGATGGAAAACATCCGTGACTGGTGTATTTCCCGTCAGCTCTGGTGGGGACATCGTATCCCGGCTTGGTACCATAAAGAAACAGGCGAGGTATACGTAGGCAAGGAAGCGCCGGCAGACATCGAGAACTGGGAACAAGATCAGGATGTACTGGATACATGGTTCTCATCCGCCCTATGGCCGTTCTCGACAATGGATTGGCCAAACACGGACGCAGCCGATTTCAAACGCTACTTCCCGACCGATGTACTTGTGACAGGCTATGATATCATCGCCTTCTGGGTAAGCCGGATGATCTTCCAATCCAAGGAATTCACTGGCAAGCGCCCATTCAAGGATGTATTGATCCATGGCCTTGTGCGGGATGGAGAAGGCCGTAAGATGAGTAAATCCCTTGGGAACGGTGTCGATCCGATGGATGTCATCGAGAAATATGGTGCCGACTCCTTGCGTTACTTCCTATCGACTGGCTCATCACCGGGTCAGGATTTGCGCTTCCAATGGGAAAAAGTTGAATCGACATGGAACTTTGCCAATAAGATATGGAATGCTTCCCGCTTCGCCTTGATGAACATGGAAGGCTTGAAATACGAAGACATCGATCTGTCCAAAGAGAAGAGTCTGGCCGATAAATGGATCCTTACCCGCTTGAACGAAACAATCGAAGCAGTGACATACAATGCCGAGAAGTATGAATTCGGTGAAGCCGGCCGTCATCTGTACAACTTCATCTGGGATGATGTGTGTGACTGGTATATCGAAATGGCGAAGCTGCCGCTTTACGGCGAAGATGAAGACGCGAAGCAGATGACACGTTCTGTCCTGGCCCATGTACTGGATCAGACAATGCGCATGCTGCACCCATTCATGCCATTCATCACAGAGGAAATCTGGCAGCAGCTGCCGCATGAAGGGGAGTCCATCACGATTGCTGCCTGGCCGACAGTCAACAAAGACCTGCATGATGAAAAAGCAGCAGAAGAAATGAAACGGCTTGTGAGCATCATCCGCTCTGTCCGCAACATCCGTGCAGAAGTGGATACACCGATGTCCAAGCAAATCCAGCTGCTCATCCAGGCAGAAGACAGCGAGATCGAAGCGGAGCTCAAAGCGCAGCAGCACTATATCGAACGTTTCTGTAACCCGAGTGAGCTGACGATTGCCACAGAAATCCAGGCACCGGATAAAGCAATGTCGGCAGTTCTCACCGGTGCAGAGCTTTATTTGCCGCTTGAAGGCTTGATCGACATCTCCAAAGAAATCGAGCGTCTTGAAAAAGAACTTGATAAATGGACGAAAGAAGTCGAGCGTGTCGAGAAGAAGCTTGCCAACCAAGGATTCATCAGCAAGGCACCACAAAAAATCGTCGACGAAGAACGTGCCAAGCAAGCAGACTATGAA